One Turneriella parva DSM 21527 genomic region harbors:
- a CDS encoding glutamate synthase subunit beta — MGKPTGFKEFARASQVSDPVAERVKHYKEFEHTFEPDVAKVQGARCMDCGIPFCHGDTGCPVDNYIPEFNDLVFRGRYEDALENLHSTNNFPEFTGRLCPAPCEGACTLGINEPAVAIKGIERFIIDTGFKNGWVKPQPPKHKTGKRVAVIGAGPAGMAASQQLARMGHSVTLYEKNEKIGGLIRFGIPDFKFEKWQIDRRAEQMTAEGVEIKTGVNVGKDITADELLKQYDAVVLSGGAEAPRDLPIPGRELKGIHFAMEFLPQNNRKNAGIDVANAISATGKNVVVIGGGDTGSDCVGTSNRHKAKGVSQLELFPMPPAERAASTPWPYWPMKLRTSSSHEEGAERMWSINTLRFNDDGKGNVKSLSCVKVEMKDGKFVDVPGSEFELQADLVLLAMGFLGPQKGGLIEQFEKAGLQLDARGNVKADFGDHAGAHRTTVDKVFAAGDMRRGQSLIVWAIAEGRKCANAVNAYLMAAK; from the coding sequence ATGGGTAAGCCGACAGGCTTCAAAGAATTCGCCCGGGCATCGCAGGTTTCTGACCCAGTTGCAGAGCGGGTAAAACATTACAAAGAGTTCGAACACACGTTTGAGCCCGATGTGGCAAAAGTACAGGGTGCCCGTTGCATGGATTGCGGTATTCCGTTCTGCCATGGTGATACCGGTTGCCCGGTTGATAACTATATTCCCGAGTTCAACGACCTGGTTTTTCGTGGCCGCTACGAAGACGCGCTCGAGAACCTGCATTCGACCAACAACTTTCCCGAATTTACGGGCAGATTGTGCCCGGCACCGTGCGAAGGGGCCTGCACTCTGGGTATCAATGAACCGGCCGTTGCCATCAAAGGTATCGAACGCTTCATCATCGATACGGGCTTCAAGAATGGTTGGGTCAAGCCGCAACCCCCGAAGCACAAAACCGGCAAGCGCGTTGCAGTGATCGGTGCGGGTCCCGCAGGCATGGCTGCATCTCAGCAGCTGGCTCGTATGGGGCATTCGGTAACGCTCTATGAAAAGAACGAGAAGATCGGCGGATTGATCCGCTTTGGCATACCCGATTTTAAATTCGAAAAATGGCAGATTGACCGTCGCGCCGAACAGATGACCGCCGAGGGTGTAGAGATCAAAACAGGTGTGAATGTCGGCAAAGATATCACAGCCGACGAGCTGCTCAAGCAATATGACGCGGTAGTTCTGTCGGGTGGCGCTGAAGCTCCTCGTGACCTGCCGATACCCGGCCGCGAACTTAAAGGTATTCACTTCGCCATGGAGTTTCTGCCGCAGAACAATCGCAAGAATGCCGGTATCGACGTGGCCAATGCCATTTCAGCGACCGGCAAGAACGTCGTCGTGATTGGCGGTGGCGACACCGGTTCTGACTGCGTGGGCACGTCAAACCGCCACAAGGCCAAGGGCGTCAGCCAGCTCGAACTTTTCCCGATGCCGCCGGCTGAACGCGCAGCTTCAACGCCGTGGCCTTACTGGCCAATGAAACTCAGAACTTCTTCGAGCCACGAAGAAGGCGCTGAGCGCATGTGGTCGATCAACACGCTGCGCTTCAACGACGACGGCAAAGGCAATGTCAAGAGCCTGTCTTGCGTCAAAGTAGAAATGAAAGACGGCAAGTTTGTCGATGTACCCGGTTCTGAATTTGAACTGCAGGCAGACCTGGTGCTGCTCGCGATGGGCTTTCTTGGCCCGCAAAAAGGCGGACTCATCGAGCAATTCGAAAAGGCCGGCCTGCAGCTCGATGCCCGAGGCAACGTGAAAGCAGACTTCGGCGACCATGCCGGCGCGCACCGCACGACAGTAGACAAAGTTTTCGCGGCAGGCGATATGCGCCGTGGCCAGAGTCTGATCGTTTGGGCGATTGCCGAAGGTCGCAAGTGTGCCAACGCAGTGAATGCCTATCTGATGGCCGCCAAATAA
- a CDS encoding DUF2804 domain-containing protein produces MSEFKPQRLKLPVPGEENVYGLYEGPVPDTTTREWDFNSRLFPRRRSERKAWIYLGFFSRDFYAGMAIVDAGYIASAFCYVYIPAEKYFHEHKLTLPLGFGNAFDATLSDSWRLGPYEMLPTKEKIVVNIRGEFDLSATFALKGNGLSTIAPSDANRPFHFTYKEMSMAAEGEFSFQGRRQRFAGDCGISDYTKGYPPRKTEWNWLSLVGKTETGKSIGVNLVDKFNNGIENALWVDGKPTALSTAHFHYIRPADKSIWRILTRDNVFEARFRPFGARGENLNIGILRSQFVQPYGIFDGQIKIDGQLEKFSGYGVTEDHLALW; encoded by the coding sequence ATGTCTGAATTCAAACCACAACGCCTGAAATTGCCTGTACCCGGTGAAGAGAACGTGTACGGCCTTTACGAAGGCCCTGTTCCCGACACAACTACCCGCGAGTGGGATTTCAACAGCAGGCTTTTTCCCCGCCGCCGCAGCGAGCGCAAAGCGTGGATATACCTTGGCTTTTTTAGCAGAGATTTCTATGCTGGCATGGCAATCGTCGACGCGGGTTATATTGCATCGGCATTCTGCTATGTGTATATACCGGCAGAAAAGTATTTTCACGAGCACAAACTGACTCTGCCGCTGGGCTTCGGCAACGCGTTCGATGCCACGCTCTCTGACAGCTGGCGCCTGGGCCCATATGAGATGCTGCCGACGAAAGAAAAGATCGTCGTGAACATCAGAGGCGAATTTGACCTCAGCGCGACCTTTGCGCTCAAGGGCAACGGCCTGAGCACGATAGCGCCGAGCGATGCCAACCGTCCGTTTCACTTCACATACAAAGAAATGAGCATGGCAGCCGAGGGCGAATTTAGCTTTCAGGGCCGCAGGCAGCGCTTTGCAGGCGATTGCGGTATTTCAGATTACACGAAAGGATATCCCCCGCGCAAAACAGAGTGGAACTGGTTGTCGCTTGTCGGCAAAACCGAAACAGGTAAATCCATCGGCGTGAACCTTGTCGACAAGTTCAACAACGGTATCGAGAACGCATTGTGGGTCGACGGCAAACCGACCGCGCTCAGCACCGCTCATTTTCACTATATAAGGCCTGCCGATAAGTCGATCTGGCGTATTCTGACGCGTGACAATGTCTTTGAAGCCCGCTTTAGACCATTTGGCGCGCGCGGTGAGAATCTCAACATCGGCATTCTGCGCAGCCAGTTTGTACAACCTTACGGCATTTTCGACGGGCAGATCAAGATTGACGGCCAGCTCGAAAAGTTTTCAGGCTACGGGGTCACCGAAGACCACCTGGCCCTCTGGTAA
- a CDS encoding DUF1175 family protein — protein sequence MIFRKSPAFAGLFFTLNLACTPAYADNLKLSADSQQKFRAFVEAFTPLVLRLEPKGANYRWHASNRDCAGLVRYVFWEAMQQHDDRFYDRYPAMRSVNALAKSKLLTEIASAWQNGNLTAQQLIQHSHRLARVARPARLKTGDLLYFYSAELKIRHVMMIVRAGAGVLAVYHTGDARAELRIRTLPDLEALPESQWHPVAENPVFQGVFRPQFLD from the coding sequence ATGATCTTTCGAAAAAGCCCCGCGTTTGCGGGGCTTTTTTTTACCCTGAATCTGGCATGCACGCCGGCCTACGCGGATAACCTGAAGTTAAGTGCTGACTCGCAACAGAAATTTCGCGCGTTCGTAGAAGCCTTTACCCCGCTTGTACTGCGCCTTGAGCCAAAGGGTGCAAACTACCGTTGGCACGCAAGCAACCGCGATTGCGCCGGCCTGGTTCGTTACGTTTTCTGGGAGGCCATGCAGCAGCATGACGATCGGTTTTATGACAGGTATCCGGCGATGCGGTCGGTCAATGCTCTGGCGAAATCAAAACTTCTGACCGAAATTGCATCGGCCTGGCAAAACGGCAACCTAACGGCCCAGCAGCTGATTCAGCATAGCCATCGCCTTGCACGCGTTGCGCGCCCGGCGCGCCTCAAGACAGGGGATCTGCTCTATTTTTATTCTGCAGAATTGAAGATTCGGCATGTGATGATGATAGTACGGGCAGGCGCAGGCGTGCTTGCGGTTTACCACACCGGCGATGCGCGCGCCGAGCTGCGAATTCGCACGCTACCTGACCTGGAGGCATTGCCCGAAAGCCAGTGGCACCCAGTGGCAGAGAACCCCGTTTTTCAGGGTGTATTCAGGCCCCAGTTTCTTGATTGA
- a CDS encoding AEC family transporter: MTVLILIIACFLAGVVLRRLKVFPENAHTVLNTFIIYVSLPALVIKSLRLIPMTPAYFSAALMPWIMFLLAAMLFLALERFKVINRTTALALMITAGLSNTSFVGIPVIEALYGKQYIPVAVIIDQMGTFLLVALVVIPLVDFLRIGEFSLRVAARNLLLFPPFIALLLAFVFQVFRPVETVYAVAERIAETLAPLALVSVGLQWAPGKVKEFGKELALGLTFKLILAPAIIYAFYAAAKYNADLRKIVVLEAAMGPMITGGIIAMQRNLNPPLVAAMLSIGIPLSLLTSLVVKLLFR, from the coding sequence ATGACAGTTCTCATTCTCATCATCGCCTGCTTTCTCGCAGGGGTTGTGTTGCGCCGGCTGAAGGTGTTTCCCGAAAACGCGCATACGGTACTCAATACCTTCATTATTTACGTTTCGCTGCCGGCCCTCGTGATCAAATCATTGCGGCTGATACCGATGACACCCGCCTACTTCAGCGCCGCCCTCATGCCGTGGATTATGTTTCTGCTCGCAGCGATGCTTTTTCTGGCGCTTGAAAGATTCAAAGTCATCAACCGCACCACAGCGCTCGCGCTCATGATCACCGCAGGCCTCAGCAACACGTCGTTTGTCGGCATACCAGTCATCGAAGCGCTGTATGGCAAGCAGTACATTCCGGTGGCGGTGATTATCGACCAAATGGGCACATTCTTACTCGTGGCGCTGGTCGTTATACCGTTGGTGGATTTCTTGCGCATCGGTGAATTCAGCCTGCGCGTGGCGGCACGCAATCTGCTGCTGTTTCCGCCGTTTATTGCGCTGCTTCTCGCGTTCGTCTTTCAGGTATTTCGCCCCGTAGAAACTGTTTATGCCGTTGCCGAACGCATCGCCGAAACGCTTGCACCTCTCGCACTCGTTTCTGTAGGTTTGCAGTGGGCGCCTGGCAAGGTGAAAGAATTCGGCAAAGAGCTGGCATTGGGGCTGACATTCAAATTGATTCTGGCTCCGGCGATTATCTATGCTTTTTACGCGGCAGCAAAATACAATGCCGATCTGCGCAAGATCGTGGTGCTCGAGGCAGCGATGGGGCCGATGATCACCGGCGGCATTATCGCCATGCAGCGCAATTTAAACCCACCGCTGGTTGCGGCCATGCTTTCGATCGGTATTCCACTTTCGCTCTTGACATCGCTGGTCGTAAAGCTGCTGTTTCGCTGA
- the hslV gene encoding ATP-dependent protease subunit HslV, whose translation MAIHSTTIICVRRDGQTAMAGDGQVSAGQTILKGNAIKVRKLFSDKILAGFAGATADAFTLIEKLEEKLQAYGGNLTRASVELAKDWRTDKMLRRLEAMLIAADKDKIFLLTGNGDVIEPEEGVIAIGSGGNYALAAARALLKKTTLPAAEICTESLQIASEICVYTNGNIRLETL comes from the coding sequence ATGGCGATACACTCGACCACCATTATCTGCGTGCGGCGTGACGGGCAGACCGCGATGGCCGGCGATGGCCAGGTCAGTGCCGGGCAGACAATTCTGAAAGGTAACGCGATAAAGGTCAGAAAGTTATTTTCTGACAAGATTCTGGCAGGTTTCGCCGGGGCGACGGCCGACGCGTTTACGCTCATCGAAAAGCTCGAAGAAAAATTACAGGCCTATGGCGGCAACCTGACGCGCGCATCGGTTGAACTGGCCAAAGACTGGCGCACAGACAAAATGCTGCGGCGGCTCGAAGCGATGCTGATCGCAGCCGACAAAGACAAGATATTCTTGCTCACCGGCAATGGCGACGTGATTGAACCCGAAGAAGGCGTAATCGCCATCGGTTCAGGCGGAAACTATGCACTCGCTGCAGCACGGGCACTTTTGAAGAAAACGACATTGCCGGCCGCAGAAATTTGCACAGAATCTTTGCAGATCGCCTCTGAAATCTGCGTGTACACCAACGGCAATATCCGGCTCGAAACTCTTTAA
- a CDS encoding phosphatase PAP2-related protein, which yields MLYLRRIKSEWLAFAESTPQRIEFLVSATVLTTVMFCLLFYLRYNETRPGVVLQDPLLAMITPVDLSLLTFILIYAGIISTVGMLLSHPRRLMIGLQIYAVYASLRLTGMWLVPLEAPAGLIPLVDPLMSWAQTGHQLNKDLFFSGHTSTMFICYLILPPGWGRPIFLTGVIIMATTLIVQHVHYTVDVLSAPFYCYGAMGLVLRVRKLCGASGDMNG from the coding sequence ATGCTATACCTGCGCCGAATAAAGAGCGAATGGCTGGCTTTTGCCGAAAGTACACCGCAGCGCATTGAGTTTCTCGTCTCGGCAACGGTGCTTACGACCGTGATGTTCTGCCTGCTCTTCTATCTGCGCTATAACGAAACACGCCCGGGCGTCGTGCTGCAAGACCCGCTGCTTGCGATGATCACCCCGGTCGATCTGAGCCTGCTCACTTTCATTCTCATCTATGCAGGCATCATCAGCACCGTCGGCATGTTGCTGAGCCACCCCAGGCGGCTCATGATCGGTCTGCAAATTTATGCCGTTTACGCTTCACTGCGACTCACGGGAATGTGGCTGGTTCCACTCGAAGCACCGGCAGGCCTGATACCCCTTGTCGACCCACTCATGTCGTGGGCGCAGACCGGACACCAGCTCAACAAAGATTTGTTTTTTTCTGGCCACACGTCGACGATGTTCATCTGCTATCTTATTTTGCCACCGGGTTGGGGCAGGCCGATCTTTCTCACGGGTGTGATCATTATGGCGACGACACTCATTGTGCAGCACGTGCACTACACGGTCGACGTTTTGTCTGCGCCGTTCTATTGTTATGGCGCGATGGGGCTGGTGCTGCGTGTACGCAAGCTATGCGGAGCGTCAGGCGACATGAATGGTTGA
- the gltB gene encoding glutamate synthase large subunit produces the protein MSRTDKTPPTQATQPQVHPDSNAVGVMPTSAIGMYDPQFEKDSCGVGFIVDLKANKSRDIVEKAVQMLMNLEHRGAVGADPETGDGAGILLQMPHDFMKIAAAEAKIKLPNEGEYAVAFIFMPQDNGLRKQVENIFEKIVVDEDLEFLGWRKVPVDDNVPGYGAKLTLPYVVQAFVGRGKFKGSADDFERRLYLVRRVIDHRIRAELKLNRAQYYVPSFSSRTIVYKGMLLAAQVPAFFKDLRHKEMKSALALIHMRFSTNTFPTWDLAHPFRMIAHNGEINTLRGNINWMRTREAVMESPHYGSDLKRMLPIVMEGQSDSATFDTVLELLVMSGRSLPHAIMMMIPEAWSKNDLMSEERRAFYEYHATMMEPWDGPAAVAFTDGNIIGATLDRNGLRPARYIKTKDDIVIMASEMGVLEVPPEDIVLSGKLEPGRMFLIDLSEHRIISDDEAKDKIVKQKPYGKWVKENMIKFADLPEPKESPTPEHKTMLERQRIFGYTKEDLLTVMKPMVVTGQEAVGSMGTDAALAVLSEKPQLLYRYFKQLFAQVTNPPVDAIREELVMELTTYIGPEQNLLDETPEHAHRIELPHPILENSQLAQLKEIAEGQFSARSFSLHFNPAKKNDMRTQLDRICASACEAVRLGFNIIILTDRGVNREIAPIPSLLGVAAVHHALIKAGLRTRTGIVIETGEAREVHHFALLLGYGANAINPYLAYETLHDLYKIGFMPELKEEKYIEKNYRKAIGKGLYKIFSKMGISTLQSYCGAQIFEAVGLDSEVIEHYFTGTASRVEGVSLEMLEEEARRRHEEAFGDLREGILPSGGLYHYRVDGEAHLWNPTTVAKLQISTRNSDYKTFKEYTAAIDDQSKRRVTLRSLLEFDYAATPIPIEEVEPAKEIVKRFATGAMSFGSISWEAHTNLAIAMNRIGGKSNTGEGGESAERFVTLPNGDSLRSAIKQVASGRFGVTANYLINADELQIKMAQGAKPGEGGQLPGFKVDKIIGKVRHSTPGVTLISPPPHHDIYSIEDLKQLIFDLKNINPRARISVKLVSESGVGTVAAGVAKAHADHILISGHDGGTGASPISSIQYAGTPWELGLAETHQVLVVNGLRDRVYVQADGQMKTGRDVVVAALLGAEEFGFATAPLVTLGCIMMRKCHLNTCPVGVATQDPELRKKFNGKPEHVVNFMFYIAEEVREYMARLGFRKLTDMVGRTEKLITARPKDHWKARGLDLSKLLTMQKPVYKTDLYRTKAQNHEIDKQIDNRIIEMAKRSLDKQEPVEINLPVTNVDRTVGAMLSGEVAKRYGDEGLPHDTITVNMKGTAGQSFGCFLAKGVTLKLSGQANDYCGKGLSGGKLVVRLPEKTSYSATENIIIGNTCLYGATSGEAYFQGRAGERFGVRNSGVHAVVEGTGDHGCEYMTGGRVVVLGEIGRNFAAGMSGGIAYVWDPQNVHEKFVNMELVDIEAVTDERDADELLHMITRHKEYTGSKRAAEILGDWKNQIKNFRKIIPGEYKKALAALADEAQKENEMVDESKLKVGSEGAAKGGKHG, from the coding sequence ATGAGCAGAACTGACAAAACGCCCCCTACACAGGCCACGCAGCCGCAGGTACACCCTGATTCGAACGCGGTTGGCGTGATGCCTACCTCGGCGATCGGTATGTACGACCCGCAGTTTGAAAAAGACTCATGCGGCGTGGGCTTCATCGTCGACCTCAAGGCAAATAAGTCACGCGACATCGTTGAGAAGGCCGTGCAGATGCTCATGAACCTCGAACACCGCGGCGCGGTGGGCGCAGACCCTGAAACAGGCGACGGGGCGGGCATTCTGCTGCAGATGCCGCATGACTTCATGAAGATCGCGGCAGCCGAAGCCAAGATCAAGCTGCCGAACGAGGGTGAATACGCCGTGGCGTTTATCTTCATGCCACAAGACAATGGTCTGCGCAAACAAGTAGAAAATATTTTCGAGAAGATCGTCGTCGATGAAGACCTCGAATTTCTCGGCTGGCGCAAGGTGCCTGTCGACGATAACGTGCCAGGCTATGGCGCAAAGCTCACGCTGCCCTATGTCGTGCAGGCATTTGTTGGTCGTGGCAAGTTCAAAGGCAGCGCCGATGATTTTGAGCGCCGCCTTTATCTCGTGCGCCGCGTGATCGACCACCGCATTCGCGCAGAACTCAAACTGAACCGCGCGCAGTACTACGTGCCGTCGTTCAGCAGCCGCACCATTGTTTACAAGGGTATGCTGCTTGCGGCTCAGGTACCGGCATTCTTCAAAGACCTGCGCCATAAAGAAATGAAGTCTGCGCTCGCGCTGATTCACATGCGCTTTTCGACGAACACATTCCCGACATGGGATCTCGCGCACCCGTTTCGCATGATTGCGCACAACGGCGAAATCAATACGCTGCGCGGCAACATCAACTGGATGCGCACACGCGAAGCCGTGATGGAATCACCACACTATGGCAGCGATCTGAAGCGCATGCTGCCGATCGTTATGGAAGGCCAGTCAGACTCGGCCACGTTCGATACAGTGCTCGAACTTCTCGTGATGAGCGGGCGCAGCCTGCCGCATGCGATCATGATGATGATTCCCGAGGCATGGTCGAAAAATGACCTCATGTCAGAAGAGCGCCGCGCGTTCTATGAATACCACGCCACGATGATGGAACCCTGGGATGGCCCTGCGGCTGTGGCGTTTACTGACGGCAACATTATCGGCGCCACACTCGACCGCAACGGGCTGAGGCCTGCGCGCTATATCAAGACCAAAGACGATATCGTCATTATGGCGTCTGAAATGGGCGTACTTGAAGTGCCGCCTGAAGACATTGTGCTCAGCGGCAAACTCGAACCGGGCCGCATGTTTCTCATCGACCTTTCTGAACACCGCATCATTTCTGACGACGAAGCGAAAGACAAGATCGTGAAACAGAAGCCCTATGGCAAATGGGTCAAAGAAAACATGATCAAGTTCGCCGACCTGCCAGAGCCCAAAGAATCGCCGACGCCCGAGCACAAAACCATGCTCGAACGCCAGCGTATTTTCGGTTACACTAAAGAAGACCTGCTGACGGTCATGAAACCCATGGTCGTCACAGGGCAAGAAGCCGTAGGTTCCATGGGCACCGATGCCGCACTGGCAGTGCTTTCAGAAAAACCACAGCTGCTCTACCGCTATTTCAAGCAGCTCTTCGCGCAGGTGACGAACCCTCCGGTCGACGCGATTCGCGAAGAACTCGTGATGGAGCTGACGACCTACATCGGCCCTGAGCAAAACCTGCTCGACGAAACGCCAGAACATGCACACCGCATTGAGCTGCCGCACCCGATTCTCGAAAACAGCCAGCTTGCCCAGCTGAAAGAAATCGCCGAAGGCCAGTTCTCGGCGCGCTCTTTCAGCCTGCATTTTAATCCGGCGAAGAAGAACGACATGCGCACTCAGCTCGACCGCATCTGCGCAAGTGCCTGCGAAGCTGTTCGCCTCGGTTTCAACATCATCATTCTCACCGACCGCGGTGTGAACCGTGAAATCGCCCCGATTCCGAGCCTGCTCGGTGTCGCCGCCGTGCACCACGCCCTTATTAAAGCGGGGCTGAGAACACGCACGGGTATCGTGATCGAAACGGGTGAAGCGCGCGAAGTTCACCATTTTGCACTGCTGTTGGGTTATGGGGCGAACGCCATCAATCCATACCTGGCGTATGAGACCCTGCACGACCTCTACAAAATCGGCTTCATGCCCGAGCTGAAAGAAGAAAAGTATATAGAGAAAAATTACCGCAAAGCAATCGGTAAAGGCCTCTACAAAATTTTCAGCAAGATGGGTATTTCAACTCTGCAATCGTATTGCGGAGCTCAGATTTTCGAAGCCGTCGGTCTCGACTCAGAGGTTATTGAACACTACTTCACCGGCACCGCGAGCCGGGTCGAAGGTGTCAGCCTCGAGATGCTCGAAGAAGAGGCACGCCGCCGCCACGAAGAAGCTTTCGGCGACCTGCGCGAAGGTATTCTGCCATCGGGCGGTCTTTACCACTACCGTGTAGACGGCGAAGCCCACTTGTGGAACCCGACTACCGTTGCGAAGTTGCAGATTAGCACGCGCAACTCTGACTACAAGACCTTTAAAGAATACACTGCGGCGATCGATGACCAGAGCAAGCGCCGTGTAACGCTGCGCTCATTGCTCGAGTTCGACTATGCTGCGACCCCGATTCCGATTGAAGAGGTCGAGCCGGCGAAAGAAATTGTGAAGCGGTTTGCAACCGGCGCGATGAGCTTCGGCTCCATTTCGTGGGAAGCACACACCAACCTCGCGATTGCGATGAACCGCATCGGCGGTAAAAGCAATACCGGTGAAGGGGGCGAAAGCGCCGAACGATTTGTGACTCTGCCGAACGGCGACAGCCTGCGTTCAGCAATTAAGCAAGTGGCCTCGGGTCGGTTCGGTGTCACAGCCAACTATCTTATCAATGCAGACGAACTGCAGATCAAGATGGCACAGGGTGCAAAACCCGGCGAAGGCGGGCAGCTGCCTGGCTTTAAAGTCGACAAGATCATCGGCAAAGTACGCCACTCAACGCCGGGTGTGACGCTCATTTCACCACCGCCGCACCATGACATCTATTCGATCGAAGATTTGAAACAGCTGATTTTCGACCTGAAAAATATAAATCCCCGTGCGCGCATCAGCGTCAAGTTGGTGTCAGAGAGCGGTGTCGGTACGGTCGCTGCAGGCGTCGCGAAAGCGCACGCCGACCATATTCTGATCAGCGGCCACGACGGTGGCACTGGTGCTTCACCCATCAGCTCAATTCAGTACGCCGGCACCCCGTGGGAGCTCGGTCTCGCTGAGACGCACCAGGTGCTCGTTGTCAACGGCCTCAGAGACCGCGTTTACGTGCAGGCCGACGGCCAGATGAAAACGGGGCGCGACGTTGTTGTTGCCGCACTTTTGGGCGCAGAAGAGTTCGGTTTCGCCACGGCGCCGCTTGTGACTCTCGGCTGCATCATGATGCGCAAATGCCACCTGAACACCTGCCCGGTCGGCGTCGCCACGCAAGACCCTGAGCTGCGCAAGAAGTTCAACGGCAAACCAGAGCATGTCGTGAACTTCATGTTCTACATCGCCGAAGAGGTGCGTGAATATATGGCTCGCCTGGGCTTCAGAAAGCTCACCGACATGGTCGGTCGCACAGAAAAACTGATCACCGCGCGACCCAAAGACCATTGGAAAGCGCGCGGCCTCGACCTCAGCAAACTGCTGACGATGCAGAAACCTGTCTACAAGACAGATCTCTACCGCACGAAGGCACAGAACCACGAAATCGACAAGCAGATTGACAACCGCATAATCGAGATGGCCAAACGCTCACTCGACAAGCAAGAGCCGGTCGAAATCAACCTGCCGGTAACCAATGTCGATCGTACCGTCGGCGCAATGCTCTCAGGCGAAGTGGCAAAACGCTATGGCGACGAGGGACTGCCACACGATACGATCACCGTCAATATGAAGGGCACTGCAGGCCAGAGTTTTGGCTGCTTTCTCGCGAAAGGCGTGACTCTGAAGCTTTCGGGTCAGGCGAACGACTACTGCGGCAAAGGTCTTTCGGGCGGCAAACTTGTCGTGCGCCTGCCAGAAAAAACCAGCTACAGCGCAACAGAGAATATCATCATCGGCAATACCTGCCTCTACGGCGCGACTTCGGGTGAGGCCTACTTTCAAGGCCGTGCGGGCGAGCGTTTCGGTGTGCGCAACTCAGGTGTGCATGCAGTCGTAGAAGGTACCGGTGACCATGGTTGCGAATACATGACGGGGGGCCGCGTGGTCGTTCTCGGTGAAATCGGGCGAAACTTTGCCGCAGGCATGTCTGGCGGCATCGCGTATGTGTGGGATCCGCAGAATGTACACGAGAAGTTCGTAAACATGGAACTCGTCGACATCGAAGCCGTTACCGACGAGCGCGATGCCGATGAACTGCTGCACATGATTACGCGCCACAAAGAATATACCGGCTCGAAGCGTGCTGCTGAAATTCTCGGCGACTGGAAAAACCAGATCAAGAACTTTAGAAAAATTATCCCCGGCGAATACAAGAAGGCGCTCGCAGCTCTCGCAGACGAGGCGCAGAAAGAGAATGAAATGGTCGACGAATCTAAGTTAAAGGTGGGCAGCGAAGGCGCCGCTAAGGGTGGCAAACATGGGTAA